One Streptomyces hundungensis DNA segment encodes these proteins:
- a CDS encoding Pycsar system effector family protein has protein sequence MTANDPLNTAHAEVKAEISRTDSKVSLLLAFIGALLAGAGSVAKDIAPGVSVCAVGGLGMATLVGAAGLLLRSARPNLRGRHGFPLWATLTAEEITAAVATDRAADIAGLSRIAVAKFTALRRAVDLTMAGGALLVVALLLHVGGAA, from the coding sequence GTGACCGCCAACGACCCGCTCAACACCGCCCACGCCGAGGTGAAGGCGGAAATCTCGCGGACCGACAGCAAGGTCAGTCTGCTGCTGGCGTTCATCGGCGCACTTCTGGCCGGCGCGGGCTCGGTCGCCAAGGACATCGCGCCCGGCGTGAGTGTCTGCGCCGTGGGCGGGCTCGGCATGGCGACGCTGGTCGGTGCGGCGGGGCTGTTGCTGCGCTCGGCCCGCCCGAACCTGCGGGGCCGTCACGGCTTCCCGCTGTGGGCGACCCTGACGGCCGAGGAGATCACGGCGGCCGTGGCGACGGACCGGGCGGCTGACATCGCGGGCCTGTCCCGGATCGCGGTCGCCAAGTTCACCGCCCTGCGCCGCGCGGTCGACCTCACGATGGCCGGCGGCGCCCTCCTGGTCGTCGCGCTCCTCCTGCACGTTGGGGGTGCGGCATGA
- a CDS encoding RRQRL motif-containing zinc-binding protein translates to MGTAYAKCFDPSGARYGIPTFPWKFAPDGYATRRQLRAQGLRPGGQPVAGQVMRRSRHHETGVSVAFLYRVELALPVRPMTSRKWGALALAMLARRTCPRCRVVYSYCIPRSLGMCVLCAYPADQPAA, encoded by the coding sequence ATGGGCACCGCGTACGCGAAGTGCTTCGACCCGTCCGGCGCCCGCTACGGCATACCCACCTTCCCGTGGAAGTTCGCCCCCGACGGCTACGCCACCCGCCGACAGTTACGCGCCCAGGGGCTGCGCCCCGGGGGCCAGCCGGTCGCCGGACAGGTCATGCGCCGCTCCCGCCACCACGAAACGGGCGTGAGTGTGGCGTTCCTGTACCGGGTCGAACTGGCCCTGCCGGTCCGCCCGATGACGTCGCGGAAGTGGGGTGCGCTCGCGCTGGCGATGCTCGCCCGCCGCACCTGCCCGCGCTGCCGGGTGGTCTACAGCTACTGCATCCCGCGCTCACTCGGCATGTGCGTGCTCTGCGCCTACCCCGCCGACCAGCCCGCCGCTTGA
- a CDS encoding cell division protein FtsK: MSDATPGPHLKAVPDLDTDPDAPAVPTAVDNPKLPDPNVRIEKRRPVLAGWLTNRRDFLATARHAGANVGYAALFHGVRLPVYAGRLSLRAPLGACRFVASTNRWVWDREAAPLRAFAVRNEDIEEYMRLARLRAGRVKLRGLVTLVAAVFGLGFALYLYVLAPEFLYAFAAGGVLLLGMGGQQPDAPVVGPAVLKTEIQKLTGSIVLRGLDSIGNAKITAAIKKGGDMNGLRFTSEIVRDGPGYRADLDLPYGVTPEDIMDARKPLASGLRRKVGCVWPAPDPEQHEGRLVLWVGDRPMNETTKPAWPLLKDGRVDLFKPVIFGNDQRMRWVEVTLMFVSIVIASVPRMGKTFLMRLLLLVASLDPRAEIYAFDFKGTGDFGALEPVCHRYRAGEDEDDIEYVVQSLRELRTELRRRAKVIKSLPRTRCPESKVTPELANDKSLGLHPIVVALDECQVPFEHDKYGAEIEEICTDITKRGPALGIVGIFGTQRPDAKSLPPGISANAMLRFCLKVMGHTANDMVLGTGAYKAGIRATMFSRSDRGICWMAGEGDDARIVASAFVDAVGAERVVARARTMREEYGNVTGHAIGKGPDATGTGSDVLADVLNVIASDEKAVWCERIATRLSAAHPDTYAGWQGENVTAALKPWGIKPAQVWGTTDDGEGANRRGIKRADITAAITRRNADRAAA; this comes from the coding sequence ATGTCTGACGCGACCCCCGGCCCGCACCTGAAGGCCGTCCCCGACCTCGACACCGACCCTGACGCCCCGGCGGTGCCGACGGCGGTCGACAACCCGAAGCTGCCGGACCCCAACGTCCGCATCGAAAAGCGCCGCCCGGTCCTCGCCGGGTGGCTGACCAACCGCCGGGACTTCCTGGCCACCGCCCGCCACGCCGGCGCCAACGTCGGCTACGCGGCCCTGTTCCACGGGGTCCGCCTGCCCGTCTACGCCGGCCGACTCTCGCTGAGGGCCCCGTTGGGAGCCTGCCGGTTCGTCGCCTCCACCAACCGGTGGGTGTGGGACCGCGAAGCCGCCCCGTTGCGGGCGTTCGCGGTCCGCAACGAGGACATCGAGGAGTACATGCGCCTGGCCCGGCTGCGGGCCGGACGCGTCAAGCTGCGCGGTCTGGTCACGCTGGTCGCGGCCGTGTTCGGCCTCGGCTTCGCCCTCTACCTCTACGTTCTGGCCCCGGAGTTCCTGTACGCGTTCGCGGCCGGTGGGGTGCTCCTGCTCGGCATGGGCGGACAGCAACCCGACGCACCCGTCGTAGGACCTGCGGTGTTGAAGACCGAGATCCAGAAGCTCACCGGCTCCATCGTGCTGCGCGGCCTCGACTCGATCGGCAACGCCAAAATCACCGCCGCCATCAAGAAGGGCGGCGACATGAACGGCCTGCGCTTCACCTCGGAGATCGTGCGCGACGGGCCCGGCTACCGCGCCGACCTCGATCTCCCCTACGGCGTCACGCCCGAAGACATCATGGACGCGCGCAAGCCGCTCGCCTCCGGACTGCGGCGCAAGGTCGGCTGCGTGTGGCCCGCCCCCGACCCCGAGCAGCACGAGGGTCGGTTGGTGTTGTGGGTCGGCGACCGGCCCATGAACGAGACGACCAAGCCCGCGTGGCCGCTGCTGAAGGACGGCCGGGTCGACCTGTTCAAGCCCGTCATCTTCGGCAACGACCAGCGCATGCGCTGGGTCGAGGTCACCTTGATGTTCGTCTCGATCGTCATCGCGTCGGTGCCCCGCATGGGCAAGACCTTCCTCATGCGGCTGCTGCTCCTGGTCGCCTCTCTCGATCCCCGGGCCGAGATCTACGCGTTCGACTTCAAGGGCACCGGCGACTTCGGCGCCCTGGAACCGGTCTGCCACCGCTACCGCGCCGGCGAGGACGAAGACGACATCGAATACGTCGTCCAGTCGTTGCGGGAGCTGCGCACCGAGCTGCGCCGCCGGGCGAAGGTCATCAAGTCCCTGCCCCGCACCCGGTGCCCGGAGTCCAAGGTCACCCCCGAACTGGCCAACGACAAGAGCCTGGGGCTGCACCCGATCGTGGTGGCCCTCGATGAGTGCCAGGTGCCGTTCGAGCACGACAAGTACGGCGCGGAGATCGAGGAAATCTGCACCGACATCACCAAGCGCGGCCCAGCCCTCGGCATCGTCGGCATCTTCGGCACCCAGCGCCCCGACGCGAAGTCCCTGCCGCCCGGCATCAGCGCCAACGCCATGCTGCGGTTCTGCCTGAAGGTCATGGGCCACACCGCCAACGACATGGTGCTCGGCACCGGCGCCTACAAGGCGGGCATCCGCGCCACGATGTTCTCCCGCTCCGACCGGGGCATCTGCTGGATGGCCGGTGAAGGCGACGACGCCCGGATCGTGGCATCCGCGTTCGTGGACGCGGTCGGCGCCGAACGCGTCGTCGCCCGCGCCCGCACGATGCGCGAGGAGTACGGCAACGTCACCGGCCACGCCATCGGCAAGGGCCCCGACGCCACCGGCACCGGCTCCGACGTCCTGGCCGACGTCCTCAACGTCATCGCCAGCGACGAGAAGGCCGTGTGGTGCGAGCGCATCGCCACCCGCCTCAGCGCCGCCCACCCCGACACCTACGCCGGATGGCAGGGCGAGAACGTCACCGCCGCACTCAAGCCCTGGGGCATCAAACCCGCACAGGTCTGGGGCACCACCGACGACGGTGAAGGCGCCAACCGGCGCGGCATCAAGCGCGCCGACATCACCGCCGCCATCACGCGCCGTAACGCCGACCGGGCCGCCGCCTAG
- a CDS encoding DUF2637 domain-containing protein, whose product MRANPKTLLVLALVAVVGVAFRVSWNALRDVARAIGADHTAATLYPFVVDGLMALALVATLVLTGDARQFALRVLGTYTAASLVLNYVHGLIPALHQGSVDWGRLADWNAANYALVLLATSLPVGSIYFGSDLVAKVLHHQPTPTTNADESAEIVSNRSMADQGEPTPAPVVVNAAPIPRAVQVGFLKPTVPLKPLPAIQPAPVRSNSTLAADSSRPRRATGRVPDVARSARPKRTPAELLEQARSASADWPDTHLTADRLRKTVHTSAEKARGLRDALIAERAA is encoded by the coding sequence ATGAGGGCGAACCCGAAGACGCTGCTGGTGCTCGCGCTGGTGGCGGTGGTCGGGGTCGCGTTCCGGGTCTCGTGGAACGCGCTCAGGGACGTGGCCCGTGCGATCGGCGCGGACCACACCGCCGCCACGCTCTACCCGTTCGTCGTCGACGGTCTGATGGCCCTGGCGCTGGTCGCCACGCTCGTACTGACCGGAGACGCCCGACAGTTCGCCCTGCGGGTGCTCGGCACCTACACCGCCGCCTCCCTGGTCCTGAACTACGTCCACGGACTGATTCCGGCGCTGCACCAAGGGTCGGTCGACTGGGGACGGCTGGCCGACTGGAACGCCGCGAACTACGCGCTGGTCCTGCTGGCGACGTCGCTTCCCGTCGGCTCGATCTACTTCGGATCCGACCTCGTCGCCAAGGTCCTCCACCACCAGCCGACCCCGACCACAAATGCGGATGAAAGCGCCGAGATCGTGAGTAATCGGTCGATGGCTGACCAGGGCGAACCCACCCCCGCCCCGGTCGTCGTGAACGCGGCACCGATCCCGCGTGCCGTGCAGGTCGGGTTCCTGAAGCCGACCGTGCCGCTCAAGCCGCTCCCCGCGATCCAGCCCGCGCCGGTCCGGTCCAACTCAACGCTGGCGGCCGACTCGTCCCGGCCCCGCCGGGCGACCGGTCGGGTCCCCGACGTCGCGCGGTCGGCCCGACCGAAACGCACCCCGGCCGAACTCCTCGAACAGGCCCGTTCGGCGTCGGCCGACTGGCCCGACACCCATCTGACGGCCGACCGGCTCCGTAAGACGGTCCACACGTCGGCGGAGAAGGCCCGGGGGCTGCGGGACGCTCTGATCGCTGAGCGGGCCGCGTGA
- a CDS encoding DUF6251 family protein, which produces MDSLPEVARVVQLPDGTYAYADRAPTIPPAGAPQIVHQHIHQAPPDRTVQRIALGSGVGAGAVAAGVYFGPLLVGVLTAIAANLALLAFLCVALAWGVVTVVRSIGGTEGQRAATSVRRARRRR; this is translated from the coding sequence ATGGACTCGCTACCCGAGGTCGCCCGGGTCGTGCAACTCCCGGACGGCACCTACGCCTACGCCGACCGCGCCCCGACCATCCCGCCGGCGGGCGCACCCCAGATCGTCCACCAGCACATTCACCAGGCTCCGCCGGACCGCACCGTGCAGCGCATCGCGCTCGGGTCCGGTGTCGGCGCCGGGGCGGTGGCGGCCGGGGTCTACTTCGGCCCGCTGCTGGTCGGCGTGCTCACCGCCATCGCCGCCAACCTGGCCCTCCTCGCGTTCCTGTGCGTCGCCCTGGCCTGGGGCGTCGTCACCGTCGTCCGCTCCATCGGCGGCACCGAAGGCCAGCGGGCCGCGACGAGCGTGCGCCGCGCCCGGCGCCGCCGCTAA
- a CDS encoding DUF6284 family protein produces MKHIAALQTGVTGTLPDIEPTPAELDAIDIEMPLILAEVELLDAEIITLDRSPNELDTRRIRRARRNVLRARRALTNQSAALGTSGVGA; encoded by the coding sequence ATGAAGCACATCGCTGCACTTCAGACGGGTGTTACCGGCACCCTGCCGGACATCGAGCCGACACCGGCCGAACTCGACGCCATCGACATCGAGATGCCGCTGATCCTGGCGGAAGTCGAGTTGCTGGACGCAGAGATCATCACGCTCGACCGCAGCCCGAACGAGCTGGATACCCGCCGCATCCGCCGGGCCCGCCGCAACGTCCTCAGGGCCCGCCGGGCACTCACCAACCAGTCGGCCGCACTGGGCACGTCGGGGGTGGGCGCGTGA